In Desulfovibrio sp. 86, the following proteins share a genomic window:
- a CDS encoding M23 family metallopeptidase codes for MPTPFSLPVLLLVFAILCPVTGSANDAADNRATPEQQADAPAETVAKTLAPSPGPEPGHTEEQASNKERAEKTLQQQAGGNSEAIDANSATPPETPAEALPPTLHPQELPPLKEMITSGFGPRRMPTWLSRRGMVVRDHTGIDLRAHQNWPVVAFRGGTVILAGNDGMSGIVVDIRQDDGMTARYAHLGKTLVRKGQEVTQGTPVGLVGCTGRTTGAHLHFGLRDASGKLVDPLPFLSRGEDLLRPAPEDIPDQLTPQTCGPVTRGPDGRPARAGRSLKDLKALENFAPPPIPLWKERR; via the coding sequence ATGCCTACCCCTTTTTCACTCCCGGTCCTGCTGCTCGTGTTCGCCATCCTCTGCCCCGTGACGGGATCAGCGAATGATGCCGCCGACAACCGCGCCACGCCCGAACAACAAGCTGACGCGCCAGCCGAAACCGTTGCAAAAACCCTTGCCCCGTCGCCCGGACCCGAACCGGGCCATACTGAGGAACAGGCCTCCAACAAAGAGCGGGCCGAAAAAACGCTTCAGCAACAGGCGGGAGGCAACAGCGAGGCCATTGATGCGAACAGCGCCACGCCGCCAGAGACACCCGCCGAGGCCCTGCCGCCCACGCTGCACCCGCAAGAACTGCCGCCGCTCAAAGAAATGATAACGTCTGGCTTTGGCCCGCGCCGCATGCCCACATGGCTGAGCCGCCGTGGCATGGTGGTGCGGGACCACACCGGCATCGACCTGCGCGCCCACCAGAACTGGCCGGTAGTGGCCTTTCGCGGCGGCACGGTCATCCTCGCGGGCAATGACGGAATGTCGGGCATTGTGGTGGACATCCGCCAGGATGACGGCATGACGGCGCGTTACGCCCATTTGGGAAAAACGCTGGTGCGCAAAGGGCAGGAGGTAACGCAGGGGACGCCCGTGGGGTTGGTGGGCTGCACAGGCCGCACAACCGGCGCTCATCTGCACTTCGGCCTGCGGGACGCTTCGGGCAAGCTTGTGGACCCGCTGCCCTTCCTCAGCAGGGGCGAAGACCTTTTGCGCCCGGCCCCGGAAGACATACCGGATCAACTCACGCCGCAAACCTGCGGCCCAGTGACGCGGGGGCCTGACGGCCGCCCGGCGCGGGCGGGGCGCAGCCTCAAGGATCTCAAGGCGCTTGAAAATTTTGCTCCGCCGCCCATCCCCCTCTGGAAGGAACGGCGCTGA
- a CDS encoding 50S ribosomal protein L11 methyltransferase: MNTIFQLEIIVGEDAYDLAVGLLTLEVSFGWEEESLPTGESRFRVHCENADFIAGLRSVIEGRIPGAKCTVHELEAQDWLAAWRQFFTPVPCGRRFVVLPPWLADSEDFPDRTKVLIEPKSAFGTGHHATTALCLMVLSDLLDAGRVSPGETFLDLGTGSGVLGIACCKSGLKGEGLDIDVLAVENALENRVLNHVEDFEVRQGSIDAVPGKTYDLVLANILARPLIELAPLIVRACKPGACLILSGLLEIQADSVEEAYTAQCLPKPRRVLDGEWCALVWE; the protein is encoded by the coding sequence ATGAACACTATTTTTCAGCTTGAGATAATTGTGGGCGAAGATGCCTATGACCTTGCCGTGGGCCTTCTGACCCTTGAAGTGTCCTTTGGGTGGGAAGAAGAAAGCTTGCCCACGGGCGAAAGCCGCTTTCGCGTGCATTGCGAGAATGCCGACTTCATTGCGGGTTTGCGCAGCGTCATCGAAGGGCGCATTCCCGGCGCAAAATGTACTGTCCACGAGCTTGAAGCGCAGGATTGGCTGGCTGCCTGGCGGCAGTTTTTCACGCCCGTGCCCTGCGGCAGGCGCTTTGTGGTCTTGCCCCCCTGGCTGGCCGACAGTGAGGACTTTCCTGACCGCACAAAAGTGCTTATTGAACCCAAAAGCGCTTTCGGCACGGGGCATCATGCGACCACAGCCCTGTGCCTTATGGTGCTGAGCGACCTGCTCGACGCCGGGCGCGTGTCGCCGGGCGAAACTTTTCTGGACCTGGGTACAGGCTCCGGCGTGCTTGGCATTGCCTGCTGCAAAAGCGGGCTCAAGGGCGAAGGACTCGACATTGATGTCCTCGCGGTGGAAAACGCTCTGGAAAACCGCGTGCTCAATCATGTGGAAGACTTTGAAGTGCGGCAGGGCAGCATAGATGCCGTGCCGGGCAAAACCTATGATCTCGTGCTGGCCAATATTCTGGCCCGCCCGCTGATCGAGCTTGCGCCGCTGATCGTGCGCGCCTGCAAGCCCGGCGCATGCCTTATCCTTTCTGGGCTGCTGGAGATTCAGGCCGACAGCGTGGAAGAAGCCTATACGGCCCAGTGCCTGCCCAAGCCCCGCCGCGTTCTGGACGGGGAATGGTGCGCCCTGGTGTGGGAATAG